One Glycine max cultivar Williams 82 chromosome 6, Glycine_max_v4.0, whole genome shotgun sequence DNA segment encodes these proteins:
- the LOC121174983 gene encoding uncharacterized protein has translation MSESELVSSDDQSPPSSTSSIPTIQMVSKSFSERLMGKFFDVSQFDFVYEQSGLWSPPVSRTVFLASPGNICSRDEMLRKLKKAKRNWKKSPMLCIFNVFWCSSS, from the exons ATGTCTGAGTCTGAATTAGTCTCTTCTGATGATCAATCTCCCCCATCCTCCACATCAAGTATTCCAACCATCCAAATGGTCTCAAAATCCTTCTCTGAAAGGCTTATGGGGAAATTCTTTGATGTCTCTCAATTCGATTTTGTGTATGAACAAAGTGGGTTGTGGTCTCCTCCTGTAAGTAGGACTGTGTTTTTGGCCTCACCAGGTAACATTTGTTCTCGGGATGAAATGTTGAGGAAGCTCAAGAAGGCAAAGAGGAATTGGAAGAAATCACCCATGTTATGCATCTTCAAC GTCTTTTGGTGCTCTTCAAGTTGA